The DNA region gaaaatacctccctctctttttcaaaaattctttttgttttaaattttaattttaatcttatcttatctctaattttcaaaaattactaacccctttttcaaaattattttcgaatttctccctctcttttcttcttctaattaattatttaattacacttctcttcacctctcttcatccaaaaatccgaatctttcttctacccctttcttcttctactaacataaaggaatctctatactgtgacatagaggattcctctttcttttcttgttttcttctctttcatatgagcaggaacagggaaaagggcactcttgttgaagttgatccagaacctgaaaggactctgaagagaaaattaagagaagctaaattacaacaatccagaaacaacctttcagaaattttcgaacaagagaaggacatggcagccgaaaataataataataataatgcaaggagaatgcttggtgacttcacaaagccaacatccaagtttgatggaagaagcatctccattcctgccattggagccaataactttgagcttaagcctcaactggttgctttaatgcaacaaaactgcaagttttatggacttccatctgaagatccttatcagtttttaactgagttcttgcagatctgtgagactgtaaagacaaatggagttaatcctgaagtctacagactcatgcttttcccttttgctgtaagagacagagctagaatatggttggattcacaacctaaggatagcctggactcctgggataagctggtcactgccttcttagataaattctttcctcctcaaaagctgagcaagctgagagtggatgttcaaaccttcaagcaaaaagatggtgaatccctctatgaagcttgggaaagatacaagcagttgaccaaaagatgtccatctgacatgttttcagaatggaccctattagatatattctattatggtctctctgaattttcgaaaatgtcactggaccattctgcaggtggatctattcacctgaagaaaatgcctgaagaggctcaagaactcattgacatggttgcaaacaaccagttcatgtacacctttgagaggaattccatgaataatgggatacctcagaagaaaggagttcttgaaattgatgctctgaatgccatattggctcagaacaaaatgttaactcaacaggtcaacataatctctcaaaatctaaatggattgcaacatgcatccaacagtactagagaggcagcttctgaagaagcttatgatcctgagaaccctgccatggtagaggttaattacatgggtgaaccttatggaaacacctataatccatcatggagaaatcatccaaatttctcctggaaggatcaacaaaagcctcaacaaggctttaacaatggtggacacaataggctgagcaatagtaagccatatccatcatcttctcagcaacaaacagagaattcagaacaaaacacttctaatttagccaatattgtctctgatctgtcaaaggccactttcagtttcatgaatgaaacaagatcctccattagaaatttggaggcacaagtgggccagctgagtaagaaagtcattgaaactcctcccagtattctcccaagcaatacagaagagaatccaaaaggagagtgcaaggccattgatctgatcaaagtggccgaatgcactagggaggaggaggacgaaaatcctagtgaggaagacctcctgggacgtccttcaagcaagaaggagtttcctattaaggatccagaggaatctgaggctcatctagagaccatagagattccactaaatctccttctaccattcatgagctctgaagactattcttcctctgaagaggatgaaaatgtgACTGgaaagcaagttgctcaatatttaggagctatcatgaagctgaatgccaagctgtttggtaatgagacttgggaaagtgaacctcccttgctcattagtgaactagatacttggattcagagaactctacctcaaaagaaacaagatcctggcaagttcctaataccttgtaccataggcaccatgagctttgaaaaagctctatgtgatctagggtcagggataaatcttatgccactctctgtaatggagaagctagggatcattgaggtacaacctgccttgttctcattacaattggcagataagtcaataagacaagcttatggaatagtagaggacgtgctagtaaaggttgaaggcctttacatccctgctgatttcataatcctagacactaggaaggaagatgatgaatgcatcatcctaggaagacctttcctagccacagcagaagctgtgatagatgtcaacagaggtgagttagtccttcaattgaatggggactaccttgtgtttaaggcacatggccatccctctgtgacaaaagagagtaagcatgaagagcttctctcagttcaaggtcaagaagagcccacacagtcaaactctaagtttggtgttgtgaggccacaaccaaactctaagtttggtgttcaaactccatatccaaactctaagtttggtgtggggactacacactaaaattgacctgatcatcttgtggctccatgagagccactgtcaagctattgacattaaagaagcgcttgttgggaggcaacccaattttatttatctaattttattttattttgtttctttgtaatttttgtgtttaattaggtacatgatcatgaggagtcacaaaaaaatcaaaaaaattaaaaacagagtcaaaaacagaagaaaaaaaaattgttcaccctggagtcagcgcagactggcgttcaacgccagtaagatgcatctggctggcgttcaacgccagaacagagcaccattctggcgctgaacgccagaatcaagcaacaacctggcgttgaacgccaggaatgtgcacagagaggacaaactggcgctgaacgccagtaacaagcatgaaactggcgttcaacgccagaaacatgcattacatgggcgttgaacgcccagaacgtgcaccaatgggcgtttgaacgccaggatgatgcacgaaggcattttacatgcctatatggtgaaggaatggtatttcttttcacctcaggatctgtggaccccacaggatccccacctacctcgccctctctctttccattcatggtcatcccttctatttttcattcaccacctacatctatccatctcccctcactcacctccattctcttcttcttcttcttcttctcttcttttctttcttgctcgagggcgagcaatattttaagtttggtgtggtaaaagcatagctttttttttgcttttccattaccattaatggcacctaaggccagagaaacctcaaagggaagacaaaagcttccacctctgagtcttgggagatggaaaaaaaatataagccgtcatagctcagtggtagaacatatggctgcaaatcaagagatccctgagatacctgagggaataagttatcctccacacaaatattggaagcaactaagggaagaaacaccaaaattactaggaatcattcaacagaagcaaggaggagacatagaggagctcaaaaagcaccattggaccttcaagaaggcgccaccctcactcaggtggatccattccttgttctttatttcttcctgttttcggtttttaatattgtgtttatctatgttttgtgtctctacttcatgatcattagtatgtaaccatgccttaaagctatgaataaaacccattaatccttcacctctcttaaacgaaaaatgttttaattcaaaagaacaagaagtacatgaatttcgaatttatccttgaatttaatttaattatattgatgtggtggcaatactttttgttttctgaatgaatgcttgaacagtgcatatttttgatcttgttgtttatgagtgttaaaattgttggctcttgaaagaatgatgaacaaagagaaatgttattgatgatctgaaaaatcatgaaattgattcttgaagcaagaaaaagcagtgaaaaaggaagcttgcgaaaaaaaaaaagtggcgaaaaagaaatagaaagaaaaagaaggagcagtagaaaaagccaatagcccttaaaaccaaaaggcaagggtaaaaaggatccaaggctttgagcatcaatggataggagggcccaaggaaataaaatccaggcctaagcggctaaatcaagctgtccctaaccatgtgcttgtgtcatgaaggtccaagtgaaaagcttgagactgagtggttaaagtcgtgatccaaagcaaaagagtgtgcttaagagctctggacaccactaactggggactctagcaaagctgagtcacaatctgaaaaggttcacccagttatgtgtctgtggcatttgtgtatccggtggtaatactggaaaacaaagtgcttagggccacggccaagactcataagtagctgtgttcaagaatcaacatgcttaactaggagagtcaataacactatccgaaattctaagttcctagagacgccaatcactctaaactacaaaggagaaagtgagatgccaaaactgttcagaagcaaaaagctacaagtcccgctcatctaattaaattaatattcattgatattctgaaatttatagtatattctcttcttttatcctttttgattttcagttgcttggggacaagcaacaatttaagtttggtgttgtgatgagcggataatttatacgctttttggcattgtttttatatagtttttagttagtttgagctacttttagggatgttttcattagtttttatgttaaatttacatttctggactttactatgagtttgtgtgtttttctgtgatttcaggtaaattctggctgaaattgagggacttgagcaaaactctgaagaaggctgacaaaaggactgctgatgctgttggaatctgacctccctgcactcgaaatagattttctagagctacagaactccaattggcgcgctctcaacggcgttggaaagcagacatctagggctttccagcaatatataatagttaatgctttattcgaagaatgacgacgtaacttggcgttgaacgccaagttcatgctgctgtctggagttaaacgcccgaaaaacgtcatgatccggagttgaacgcccaaaacacgtcataactcggagttcaactccaagagaagccttagctcgtggattgatcaagctcagcccaaacatacaccaagtgggccccggaagtggatttatgcatcaattacttactcatgtaaaccctaggagctagtttattataaatagatctttttactatcatattattatcctggattgtattttgaatcctgtgatcacgttttgggggctggccattcggccatgcctgaacctttcacttatgtattttcaacggtggagtttctgcacaccatagattaagggtgtggagctctgctgtacctcaagtattaatgcagttttattctcttttattcaaatctctcttattcttattccaagatattcattcgtacccaagaacatgatgaatgtgatgataagtaaccctcattatcattctcacttatgaacgcacgtgattgacaaccacttccgttctacatgcaaccgagcttgaatgtgtatctcttagattccccaacagaatcttcatggtataagctagatagatggcggcatttatgaggatccggaaagtctcaccttgtctgtggtattccgagtaggatcctgggaatccggaaagtctaaccttgtctgtggtattccgagtaggattccggtaatgaatgactgtgacgtgcttcaaacttgcaagtgctgggcgttagtgacagacgcaaaagaatcaagggattctattccagtaggcgcaggaaccaaccagtgattagccgtactgtgacagagtgcgtgagcatagttttcactgcgaggatgggatgtaaccatcaaccatgggtgatgcctccagacgattagccgtgcgagtgacagccgcataggatcattttcccgagaggattgaaagtagccaccgctgatggtgaacccctatacacagcttgccatggaaaggagtaagaaggattgagttgaagcaggagAATAGCAAGCGTCCTTgagcatacagtatctccattcgcttatctgaaattcccaccaatgaatctgcataagtattctatcccttttattatttattttgttatttctattttcgaaaacccataaaccaatttaatctgcctaactgagatttacaaggtgaccatagcttgcttcataccaacaatctctgtgggatcgacccttactcacgtaaggtttattacttggacgacccagtacacttgctggttagctgaacagagttgtgaattcaaataaagacaattattgaataaattcatacaagtacaaagagcatgtgatcacaatttcgtccaccaataacATGATGAATATTGTTATGGACACTAATAGAACTAAAGACAATGAAAAGGCTAGGTTAGATCTGGCTGAACTGTGCAAGCGTCCAGATTTACATTTGCGGCATGTCGGTGATAATTATTGGTCCAAACCTAAGGCAGCTTATACTTTAACTTCTGAACAGCAACAAGACGTGTATAAGTGGGTGCAACAACTTAGATTTCCAGATGGTTATGCATCTAACCTTGCTAGATGTGTAAGTCTTTCCCAGGGGAGGTTTATTGGTATGAAAAGCCATGATTGTCACATTTTTATGCAGTGCTTGCTTCCAACTGCATTCAGAGAACTACCTACAAATATATGGAAGCCTCTTACCGAGTTAAGCCAGTTTTTCAAAGACTTGTGCTCAACCACCCTCAAAGTTCATGATTTAGAGGTTATGGAGCAGAATATTCCCATTATCTTTTgcaagttagaaaggatatttccCCCGGGATTCTTTAATGTGATGGAGTATTTGCCAATTCATCTAGCATATGAGGCACGTGTGTGTGGACCTGTCCAATATAGGTGGATGTATCCGTTTGAAAGGGTGATAGGAGCATTCAAGCGAACAGTGAAAAATAGAGCAAGGGTTGAAGGTTTGATTTGTGAGGCTTTCTTGGCAAAGGAGACTTCAAGTTTTGTTTCTTTCTACTTTGAACCACATATCTTATCGAGGCGAACCCGTGTGGGAAGAAATGATGACGGGAGAGACACAATTAAAGCTTCTTTATCAATATTTAATAGACCTAGTCGCAAGGTTGAAAAAGCTAAAGATCATTGGCTAGACGAACGGGACAAAGCTGCAGCTCATTTGCATATTCTACTCAATGAAAGCAAAGTTAGCCCTTTCTATATGTAAGTTCACAAATCTTTTATTAAATAGTTAATTACACTTGTTCTACTAACGAATCCCATAGCTTATCAACTCTAGTCCTACTTTCATCAAGGTTTTGGAAAGAAACTTGTCCTGGAGAAAGCGATGACCGATTTTCCCCTTGGTTTGCATCATATATAAGTGTATAGATTCGTATCATAGATGCATTACATAGTAATCACATATCTTTTATTAAATAGTTTGATTCTTGTTTTTAACTAGGTTCAAAATCAATGCAACGAAATTGTTGATCCCGGTTTGCAATCACTTTCTTGGGGTCCTTCAAACAAAGCAACAAGTTATCCAATTTATAAAGTAAATGGATATACATTTCATACTCTTGCAAGGGCAAAAGGAAAGAAAACCGATAACACTGGTGTGTATGTCAAAGGTGATGCAGGCAATGGGGAAAGTGATTGGTTTGGATTATTAGAAGATATACTCGAGATTGAATACACTGGTGATGACTCTAATCGAGTTGTTTTGTTCAAATGTCAATGGTATGATCCAAGTCGTCCAAATGGAACACGTATTCATAATGACTACAAAATAACTGAAGTCAACCATAGCAAAAGATATCGCCACTATGATCCTTTCATTGTCGCCCAAAA from Arachis hypogaea cultivar Tifrunner chromosome 10, arahy.Tifrunner.gnm2.J5K5, whole genome shotgun sequence includes:
- the LOC140175626 gene encoding uncharacterized protein, with translation MMNIVMDTNRTKDNEKARLDLAELCKRPDLHLRHVGDNYWSKPKAAYTLTSEQQQDVYKWVQQLRFPDGYASNLARCVSLSQGRFIGMKSHDCHIFMQCLLPTAFRELPTNIWKPLTELSQFFKDLCSTTLKVHDLEVMEQNIPIIFCKLERIFPPGFFNVMEYLPIHLAYEARVCGPVQYRWMYPFERVIGAFKRTVKNRARVEGLICEAFLAKETSSFVSFYFEPHILSRRTRVGRNDDGRDTIKASLSIFNRPSRKVEKAKDHWLDERDKAAAHLHILLNESKVQNQCNEIVDPGLQSLSWGPSNKATSYPIYKVNGYTFHTLARAKGKKTDNTGVYVKGDAGNGESDWFGLLEDILEIEYTGDDSNRVVLFKCQWYDPSRPNGTRIHNDYKITEVNHSKRYRHYDPFIVAQKAKQVYFLPYPGNCKSLWNVVVNTKPRGRIETNHVHVDEDEDENDVAYQVDESNPSRISNTEPPISLKSPFGEDRIVELSIGSSSGANKNEYDDVADFDDDIDF